The following proteins come from a genomic window of Corynebacterium hansenii:
- the gyrA gene encoding DNA gyrase subunit A codes for MSDDNGTLFGGGGDGGDQIRPIDINDEMQSSYIDYAMSVIVGRALPEVRDGLKPVHRRILYAMYDNGYRPERGYVKSAKPVSDTMGNYHPHGDYAIYDTMVRMAQPWSMRYPLVDGQGNFGSRGDDGPAAMRYTEARLTPLAMEMVRDIRENTVDFQPNYDGRTTEPVILPSRVPQLLMNGSGGIAVGMATNIPPHNLREVAAAINWCLDNPDADDKTTLEAVMSHIKGPDFPTAAQIVGDKGIKDAYTTGRGSIRMRGVTSIEQEGTRQSIVITELPYQVNPDRLIANIAEQVRDGRLAGISSIDDESDLKWGMRIVVKLKRDAVPRVVLNNLYKHSQLQTSFGANMLSIVDGVPRTLRIDQMVRLYVDHQIEVIVRRTQYRLDEAEKKAHILRGLVKALDMLDEVIALIRRSATVDTARTGLMELLDIDEVQADAILAMQLRRLAALERQKIIDELAELEEKIADLKDILASSDRQRAIVRDELAEVVEKFGDDRRTQIIGAVGDVTEEDLIARENVVVTITSTGYAKRTKVDAYKSQRRGGKGVRGADLKQDDIIRHFFVCSTHDWILFFTNRGRVYRLKAYELPEATRAARGQHVANLLEFQPGERIAEVLQIQTYQDSPYLVLATQQGKVKKSRLEEYDSARSAGLIAINLKEGDTLIGARLCSDDDDLLLISEHGQAIRFTASDDALRPMGRATAGVLGMRFKGDDKLLSMVVVEEGQHLLVATTGGYGKKTPLNEYAPQGRGGQGVLTLKYDRKRGAIMGALVVSNDDEIFAVTSAGDIIRTRVNEIRATARATKGVRLVNLADGTELLAIDRNVEDEGEETAVKVSETGTLDIVDPRPGGVSASDNENKSGSDEGDGE; via the coding sequence GTGAGCGACGACAACGGCACCCTGTTCGGCGGGGGCGGCGACGGCGGCGACCAGATCCGCCCCATCGACATCAACGACGAGATGCAGTCCAGCTACATCGACTACGCGATGTCCGTCATCGTGGGCCGAGCGCTGCCGGAGGTCCGCGACGGCCTGAAGCCCGTCCACCGCCGCATCCTCTACGCGATGTACGACAACGGCTACCGCCCCGAACGCGGCTACGTGAAGTCCGCCAAGCCCGTCTCCGACACCATGGGCAACTACCACCCGCACGGCGACTACGCGATCTACGACACCATGGTCCGCATGGCCCAGCCGTGGTCCATGCGCTACCCGCTGGTCGACGGCCAGGGCAACTTCGGCTCCCGCGGCGACGACGGCCCCGCCGCCATGCGATACACCGAGGCCCGCCTCACCCCGCTGGCCATGGAAATGGTCCGCGACATCCGCGAGAACACCGTCGACTTCCAGCCGAACTACGACGGCCGCACCACCGAACCGGTCATCCTTCCCTCCCGCGTGCCGCAGCTGCTGATGAACGGCTCCGGCGGCATCGCCGTCGGCATGGCCACCAACATCCCGCCGCACAACCTCCGCGAGGTCGCCGCGGCGATCAACTGGTGCCTGGACAACCCCGACGCCGACGACAAGACCACCCTCGAGGCGGTCATGTCCCACATCAAGGGCCCCGACTTCCCGACCGCCGCGCAGATCGTCGGCGACAAGGGCATCAAGGACGCCTACACCACCGGCCGCGGCTCCATCCGCATGCGCGGCGTCACCTCCATCGAGCAGGAGGGCACCCGCCAGTCGATCGTCATCACCGAGCTGCCCTACCAGGTCAACCCCGACCGGCTCATCGCCAACATCGCCGAGCAGGTCCGCGACGGCCGCCTGGCCGGCATCTCCTCCATCGACGACGAATCGGACCTCAAATGGGGCATGCGCATCGTCGTCAAGCTCAAGCGCGACGCCGTGCCGCGCGTGGTGCTCAACAACCTGTACAAGCACTCCCAGCTGCAGACCAGCTTCGGCGCCAACATGCTGTCCATCGTCGACGGCGTGCCGCGCACCCTGCGCATCGACCAGATGGTCCGGCTCTACGTCGACCACCAGATCGAGGTCATCGTCCGCCGCACCCAGTACCGCCTGGACGAGGCCGAGAAGAAGGCCCACATCCTCCGCGGCCTGGTCAAGGCGCTCGACATGCTCGACGAGGTCATCGCGCTGATCCGCCGGTCCGCGACCGTCGACACCGCGCGCACCGGCCTGATGGAGCTGCTCGACATCGACGAGGTGCAGGCCGACGCCATCCTGGCGATGCAGCTGCGCCGCCTCGCCGCCCTCGAGCGCCAGAAGATCATCGACGAGCTCGCCGAGCTCGAGGAGAAGATCGCCGACCTCAAGGACATCCTGGCCAGCTCCGACCGCCAGCGCGCCATCGTCCGCGACGAGCTCGCCGAGGTCGTGGAAAAGTTCGGCGACGACCGCCGCACACAGATCATCGGCGCCGTCGGCGACGTCACCGAGGAAGACCTCATCGCCCGCGAGAACGTGGTGGTCACCATCACCTCCACCGGCTACGCCAAGCGGACCAAGGTCGACGCCTACAAGTCCCAGCGCCGCGGCGGCAAGGGCGTGCGCGGGGCGGACCTGAAGCAGGACGACATCATCCGCCACTTCTTCGTCTGCTCCACGCACGACTGGATCCTGTTCTTCACCAACCGCGGCCGCGTCTACCGCCTCAAGGCCTACGAGCTGCCCGAGGCCACCCGCGCCGCCCGCGGCCAGCACGTGGCCAACCTGCTGGAATTCCAGCCGGGCGAGCGCATCGCGGAAGTGCTGCAGATCCAGACCTACCAGGACTCCCCGTACCTGGTGCTGGCCACGCAGCAGGGCAAGGTCAAGAAGTCCCGCCTGGAGGAGTACGACTCCGCCCGCAGCGCGGGCCTGATCGCCATCAACCTCAAGGAGGGCGACACCCTCATCGGCGCCCGCCTCTGCTCGGACGACGACGACCTGCTGCTCATCTCGGAACACGGCCAGGCGATCCGCTTCACCGCCTCCGACGACGCGCTGCGCCCGATGGGCCGCGCCACCGCCGGCGTGCTGGGCATGCGCTTCAAGGGCGACGACAAGCTGCTGAGCATGGTCGTCGTGGAGGAGGGCCAGCACCTGCTGGTGGCCACCACCGGCGGCTACGGCAAGAAGACCCCGCTGAACGAGTACGCGCCGCAGGGCCGCGGCGGCCAGGGCGTGCTGACCCTGAAGTACGACCGCAAGCGCGGCGCGATCATGGGAGCCCTGGTGGTCTCCAACGACGACGAGATCTTCGCCGTCACCTCCGCCGGCGACATCATCCGCACGCGGGTGAACGAGATCCGCGCGACGGCGCGCGCGACGAAGGGCGTCCGTCTGGTCAACCTGGCCGACGGCACGGAACTGCTGGCCATCGACCGCAACGTCGAGGACGAGGGCGAGGAGACCGCCGTGAAGGTCTCCGAGACCGGCACCCTCGACATCGTCGATCCGCGGCCGGGCGGGGTCTCCGCCTCCGACAACGAGAACAAGTCCGGCTCGGACGAGGGCGACGGGGAGTAG
- a CDS encoding CopG family transcriptional regulator, which yields MAMTLRLSPAEDRALALLAGTRGTSKQEAARRAIVEAAARSVRDAEVRMLAAETVESHAAVLRRLAK from the coding sequence ATGGCGATGACATTGAGGCTGAGCCCGGCGGAGGATCGGGCGCTGGCGTTGCTGGCGGGCACGAGGGGCACGTCGAAGCAGGAGGCGGCGCGGCGCGCGATCGTGGAGGCGGCCGCCCGCTCGGTGCGGGATGCCGAGGTGCGGATGCTCGCCGCGGAGACCGTCGAATCGCACGCCGCCGTGCTGCGGCGCCTGGCTAAATGA
- a CDS encoding alpha/beta fold hydrolase — translation MNQHDEQANPGAVPRRGGTGGDAVNARGGRANHAAEMPGDFVAGPGAGHERVEPVARTREEPEMIERVLLDGSVTPMQIHRPKGKPRAIVVFFPGFGMGARYYWPMAQELRDRGFAVLVSELHGQGGQTARATRGHQWGYHEIASVDYPAAVAAARKEFQEPGERLPLYLMCHSMGGQIGSLYLARPEADVDGMITIGSGTPHYIRFTGREYTRLCWGGPVMWTVSTILGYWPAGPWDLARYGRQSGRHVREWAMFARNGRLRPTQADIDYSREMLKVTTPVLMLTCDGDRDCTPDSAMDLASRLPAAARFEFIDRRLGHNRWAREPEAVADRFELWLEELAVGGTRPPR, via the coding sequence GTGAACCAACACGATGAGCAGGCGAATCCCGGTGCCGTTCCCCGCAGGGGCGGCACCGGCGGTGACGCGGTAAACGCGCGCGGCGGCCGCGCGAATCATGCCGCCGAGATGCCCGGCGACTTCGTTGCGGGCCCCGGCGCCGGACATGAGCGCGTCGAGCCCGTCGCCCGCACGCGCGAGGAGCCCGAGATGATCGAGCGCGTCCTCCTCGACGGTTCGGTCACGCCCATGCAGATCCACCGCCCGAAGGGCAAGCCTCGGGCGATCGTCGTGTTCTTCCCCGGGTTCGGCATGGGCGCCCGGTACTACTGGCCGATGGCCCAGGAGCTCCGCGACCGCGGTTTCGCCGTGCTGGTCTCGGAGCTCCACGGCCAGGGCGGCCAGACCGCCCGCGCCACCCGCGGGCACCAGTGGGGTTACCACGAGATCGCGTCCGTGGATTACCCGGCGGCAGTCGCCGCGGCCCGCAAGGAATTCCAGGAACCGGGGGAGCGCCTGCCCCTGTATCTGATGTGCCATTCGATGGGCGGGCAAATCGGCTCGCTGTACCTCGCGCGCCCGGAAGCCGACGTCGACGGGATGATCACCATCGGTTCCGGCACCCCCCACTACATCCGGTTCACCGGCCGCGAATACACGCGGCTGTGCTGGGGCGGGCCGGTGATGTGGACCGTCTCCACGATTCTGGGGTACTGGCCGGCGGGCCCGTGGGACCTCGCCCGGTACGGGCGCCAGTCGGGCCGCCACGTCCGGGAGTGGGCGATGTTCGCGCGCAACGGGCGGCTGCGCCCCACGCAGGCGGACATCGATTACTCGCGGGAGATGTTGAAGGTCACCACGCCCGTGCTCATGCTGACGTGCGACGGCGACCGCGATTGCACGCCGGATTCGGCGATGGATCTGGCCTCGCGCCTGCCCGCCGCCGCTCGTTTCGAGTTCATCGACCGCCGCTTGGGCCACAACCGCTGGGCGCGCGAGCCGGAGGCGGTGGCCGATCGATTCGAGCTGTGGCTCGAAGAGCTCGCAGTCGGGGGAACTCGCCCGCCCCGGTGA
- a CDS encoding lipase family protein, giving the protein MAFRTRIRRRAAAAALVSTFMIGGVLAPASAAPVLPGLPAGVPGLPGNPAAIPGLPGGPAASPGSPDAPDDPAGDAPTSDGPANGLPGSAGGPAAASPGSSDDSPAIDDSFYDTSTVTPGAPGSILRTATAPTAPMPPELDYPLPSSVTKVLYSTTDMHGKAVPVSGYMVEPSVPWTGAGERPTVVIGRGTVGQGDQCAPSRNWPLDNQADPFSSKRLVNLEGLYDWVFAGAGVRVFVTDYIGMGTPGMHTYMNRAEQAHAMLDGARAARNLSGGNGKVAFYGHSQGGGASAAAVEEAASYAPDVPVAAAYASAPPADLDAVQRNIDGSDLVGAIGFTINGLAARYPEIGPLMKRHMNEQGQATLDALSSMCTNEITSAYGYQRTNEWTVGGRSLDEILGEIPEGRAAMEDQRIGRGKPSAPTMIVSGRHDENVEYRQARDLSETWCSNGGEVFYLDDALPKIGSYNHFAQAVSGAPFGIGFILAMFNGAPAAGACSGAVIPGGSGEIPVPAS; this is encoded by the coding sequence ATGGCATTCCGCACCCGCATCCGGCGCCGCGCCGCAGCAGCAGCCCTCGTCAGCACCTTCATGATCGGCGGCGTGCTCGCCCCGGCCTCCGCCGCCCCGGTTCTCCCGGGCCTGCCGGCGGGCGTCCCCGGTCTCCCCGGCAACCCGGCCGCCATCCCCGGCCTTCCGGGCGGGCCGGCGGCTTCGCCCGGAAGTCCCGATGCCCCCGACGATCCTGCCGGCGACGCCCCGACCTCCGATGGTCCGGCCAACGGACTCCCGGGCTCCGCCGGAGGCCCGGCCGCGGCCTCCCCCGGCTCCTCCGACGACTCCCCCGCCATCGACGATTCCTTCTACGACACGTCCACCGTCACCCCGGGCGCCCCCGGCTCCATCCTGCGCACGGCGACCGCCCCCACCGCGCCGATGCCGCCGGAGCTGGATTATCCCCTGCCGTCGTCGGTGACGAAGGTCCTGTATTCCACCACCGACATGCACGGCAAGGCGGTTCCGGTCAGCGGCTACATGGTCGAGCCCTCCGTCCCCTGGACCGGGGCGGGAGAGCGGCCGACTGTCGTCATCGGCCGAGGCACCGTCGGTCAGGGCGATCAGTGCGCGCCGTCGCGGAACTGGCCGCTGGATAATCAGGCCGATCCGTTTTCGTCGAAGCGCCTGGTCAATCTCGAGGGCCTCTACGACTGGGTCTTCGCCGGCGCCGGGGTCCGCGTATTCGTCACCGACTACATCGGCATGGGCACGCCCGGCATGCACACGTACATGAACCGGGCGGAGCAGGCGCATGCGATGCTCGACGGCGCCCGCGCGGCACGGAACCTTTCCGGCGGCAACGGCAAGGTCGCCTTCTACGGCCACTCGCAGGGCGGCGGCGCGTCGGCCGCCGCCGTGGAGGAAGCAGCCTCCTATGCCCCCGACGTCCCGGTCGCCGCGGCGTACGCGTCGGCGCCCCCGGCCGACCTCGACGCCGTCCAGCGCAACATCGACGGCTCCGACCTGGTCGGCGCGATCGGCTTCACCATCAACGGCCTCGCGGCGCGCTATCCCGAAATTGGCCCGCTGATGAAGCGCCACATGAACGAGCAGGGCCAGGCCACGCTCGACGCGCTGTCCTCGATGTGCACCAACGAGATCACCTCGGCCTACGGCTACCAGCGCACCAACGAGTGGACCGTCGGCGGCCGCAGCCTCGACGAGATCCTCGGCGAGATTCCCGAGGGCCGCGCGGCGATGGAGGACCAGCGCATCGGCCGCGGCAAGCCGTCGGCACCGACGATGATCGTCTCCGGCCGCCACGACGAGAACGTCGAGTACCGCCAGGCCCGCGATCTGTCCGAGACGTGGTGCTCCAACGGCGGCGAGGTCTTCTACCTCGACGACGCCCTGCCGAAGATCGGCTCGTACAACCACTTCGCGCAGGCGGTCAGCGGCGCCCCGTTCGGCATCGGCTTCATTCTGGCCATGTTCAACGGCGCTCCTGCCGCCGGCGCCTGTTCGGGCGCGGTGATTCCGGGCGGCTCCGGCGAGATCCCGGTCCCCGCTTCCTGA
- a CDS encoding DUF721 domain-containing protein, whose product MVDDEAPDLVGEVFERMRSTAKTGGKHPPSLQRPPRKNSGFTLDAGPRVVKRDEEGRIAGDGGDTAPVVRDRAGTRVPQRLLYRDGIRIRRRRDRSPLTFGAVLAGQANERGWQRNIANGIIMSKWPDIVGEVIADHAEVVEFKENTLVVQCASSTWATQLRLAQSKILATIAEEVGDGIVEKLHIKGPSGPSWSKGRLRVKGRGPRDTYG is encoded by the coding sequence ATGGTCGACGACGAAGCCCCCGACCTGGTCGGCGAGGTGTTCGAGCGGATGCGGTCGACGGCGAAAACCGGCGGCAAACACCCGCCCTCGCTCCAGCGGCCGCCCCGGAAGAATTCCGGGTTCACGCTGGACGCCGGACCGCGGGTGGTGAAGCGGGATGAGGAAGGCCGGATCGCCGGAGACGGCGGGGACACCGCGCCCGTCGTGCGCGATCGCGCCGGCACGCGCGTGCCGCAACGCCTGCTCTACCGAGACGGCATCCGCATCCGCCGGCGCCGCGATCGAAGCCCCCTGACCTTCGGCGCGGTCCTGGCCGGACAGGCCAATGAGCGCGGGTGGCAGCGCAACATCGCCAACGGCATCATCATGTCGAAATGGCCGGACATCGTCGGCGAGGTCATCGCCGACCACGCGGAAGTCGTGGAGTTCAAGGAGAACACGCTGGTCGTCCAATGCGCGTCGAGCACGTGGGCGACGCAGCTGCGCCTCGCGCAATCCAAGATCCTGGCGACGATCGCGGAGGAGGTCGGGGACGGCATCGTCGAAAAGCTGCACATCAAGGGGCCATCCGGGCCGAGCTGGTCCAAGGGGCGGCTGCGGGTCAAGGGCCGGGGGCCGCGTGACACCTACGGCTGA
- the gyrB gene encoding DNA topoisomerase (ATP-hydrolyzing) subunit B encodes MAATENHYDASSITILEGLEAVRKRPGMYIGSTGERGLHHLVWEVVDNSVDEAMAGYASEVKVTLLEDGGVEVVDDGRGIPVEMHPSGAPTVQVVMTQLHAGGKFDSESYAVSGGLHGVGISVVNALSTRVEAEIVRDGHVWLQNFNAAVPEELVQGKKARGSGTTVRFWPDAEIFETTEFNFDTIARRLREMAFLNKGLTITLVDKRVSEEELEAEALADQAEKESAALVDANGDGTQDEVAKAKKRRERKKVYHFPNGLQDYVEALNKSKNAIHPSIIGFEAVGEGHEVEIAMQWNGGYSESVHTFANTINTIEGGTHEEGFRSALTSLMNRYAREHKLLKEKEANLSGEDVREGLAAVISVRVADPQFEGQTKTKLGNTEIRSFVQRMTNEHIAHWLEANPAEAKAIVNKAIASAHARQAARKARDLVRRKSATDLGGLPGKLADCRSKDPMKSELFVVEGDSAGGSAKSGRNSMFQAILPLRGKILNVEKARLDKTLKNAEVQAIITALGTGIHDEFDISKLRYHKIVLMADADVDGQHIATLLLTLLFRLMRPLIDEGHVYLAQPPLYKLKWGKGEPGFAYSDAERDKLLAEGLAAGRKINKDDGVQRYKGLGEMNASELWETTMDPEHRVLRQVALEDAQKADELFTILMGDDVASRRSFITRNAKDVRFLDV; translated from the coding sequence GTGGCTGCCACCGAAAACCATTACGACGCCTCATCGATCACCATCCTCGAGGGGCTCGAGGCCGTTCGCAAGCGACCCGGCATGTACATCGGCTCAACCGGCGAACGCGGCCTGCACCACCTGGTGTGGGAGGTCGTGGACAACTCCGTCGACGAGGCCATGGCCGGCTACGCGTCCGAGGTCAAGGTGACGCTGCTGGAAGACGGCGGCGTCGAGGTCGTCGACGACGGCCGAGGAATTCCGGTGGAGATGCACCCGTCGGGTGCGCCGACGGTCCAGGTCGTCATGACGCAGCTGCACGCCGGCGGCAAGTTCGACTCGGAGTCCTACGCGGTCTCCGGCGGCCTGCACGGCGTCGGCATTTCGGTGGTCAACGCCCTGTCCACCCGCGTCGAGGCGGAGATCGTCCGCGACGGCCACGTGTGGCTGCAGAACTTCAACGCCGCCGTGCCGGAGGAGCTGGTCCAGGGCAAGAAGGCCCGCGGTTCCGGCACCACCGTGCGATTCTGGCCCGACGCCGAGATCTTCGAGACCACCGAGTTCAACTTCGACACCATCGCCCGCCGCCTGCGCGAGATGGCCTTCCTGAACAAGGGCCTGACCATCACGCTCGTCGACAAGCGCGTGTCCGAGGAGGAGCTCGAGGCCGAGGCTCTCGCCGACCAGGCCGAGAAGGAGTCCGCGGCGCTGGTCGACGCCAACGGCGACGGCACGCAGGACGAGGTGGCCAAGGCCAAGAAGCGCCGCGAGCGCAAGAAGGTCTACCACTTCCCCAACGGCCTCCAGGATTACGTCGAGGCCCTGAACAAGTCGAAGAACGCCATCCACCCGTCGATCATCGGTTTCGAGGCCGTCGGCGAGGGCCACGAGGTCGAGATCGCCATGCAGTGGAACGGCGGCTACTCGGAGTCGGTGCACACCTTCGCCAACACCATCAACACCATCGAGGGCGGCACGCACGAGGAAGGCTTCCGTTCGGCGCTGACCTCGCTGATGAACCGCTACGCCCGCGAGCACAAGCTGCTCAAGGAGAAGGAGGCCAACCTCTCCGGCGAAGACGTCCGCGAGGGCCTGGCCGCCGTGATTTCCGTGCGCGTGGCGGACCCGCAGTTCGAGGGCCAGACCAAGACGAAGCTCGGCAACACCGAGATCCGCTCGTTCGTGCAGCGCATGACCAACGAGCACATCGCGCATTGGCTGGAGGCCAACCCGGCGGAGGCCAAGGCCATCGTCAACAAGGCGATCGCGTCGGCGCATGCGCGCCAGGCCGCCCGCAAGGCCCGTGACCTGGTGCGACGCAAGTCCGCGACCGACCTCGGCGGTCTGCCGGGCAAGCTCGCCGACTGCCGCTCGAAGGACCCGATGAAGTCCGAGCTGTTCGTGGTGGAGGGCGACTCCGCCGGCGGTTCGGCGAAGTCGGGCCGCAACTCGATGTTCCAGGCGATCCTCCCGCTGCGCGGCAAGATCCTCAACGTGGAGAAGGCGCGGCTGGACAAGACGCTGAAGAACGCCGAGGTCCAGGCGATCATCACCGCGCTGGGCACGGGCATCCACGACGAGTTCGACATTTCCAAGCTGCGCTACCACAAGATCGTGCTCATGGCCGACGCCGACGTCGACGGCCAGCACATCGCGACGCTGCTGCTCACGCTGCTGTTCCGCCTGATGCGCCCGCTGATCGACGAGGGCCACGTCTACTTGGCGCAGCCGCCGCTGTACAAGCTCAAGTGGGGCAAGGGAGAGCCCGGGTTCGCGTACTCCGACGCCGAGCGCGACAAGCTGCTCGCCGAGGGCCTGGCCGCCGGCCGGAAGATCAACAAGGACGACGGCGTCCAGCGCTACAAGGGCCTGGGCGAGATGAACGCCTCGGAGCTGTGGGAGACCACCATGGATCCGGAGCACCGCGTGCTGCGCCAGGTGGCGCTGGAGGATGCGCAGAAGGCCGACGAGCTGTTCACCATCCTCATGGGCGACGACGTCGCCTCGCGCCGTTCCTTCATCACCCGCAACGCCAAGGATGTCCGCTTCCTGGATGTCTAG
- the recF gene encoding DNA replication/repair protein RecF (All proteins in this family for which functions are known are DNA-binding proteins that assist the filamentation of RecA onto DNA for the initiation of recombination or recombinational repair.), giving the protein MYLRSLSLRDFRSWPDLSLELEPGITVFTGRNGYGKTNIVEAVGYLSTLSSHRVSTDAPLVRSGADSARVSATAVNDGRELTAHLLINPHRANQAQLNRTRLRSPRELLGTVRSVFFAPEDLELVKGEPAQRRRYLDDLLAVRRPRMAGARLEYERILRQRNALLKTAGGSLRRGYSSAEGQAALATLDTWDAQLAHVGAIITAARIALVRDLAPRVVEAYATLAPSSRPAHVEYRTKLPADDLPDDPEIIEALLLTELGARRNREIERGISLVGPHRDDLQLNLGDAAAKGFASHGETWSFALSLRLAAYLMLREEGPDPILVLDDVFAELDRHRREALVGIAKEAEQVLITSAVGEELPEGLADAPRVTTHVVTVEDTEAGRISVLDADVAEAPDTAATGDVTSPEGDR; this is encoded by the coding sequence ATGTATCTGCGTTCGCTGAGTTTGCGCGACTTCCGGTCGTGGCCCGATCTCAGCCTGGAGCTCGAGCCGGGCATCACCGTGTTCACGGGGCGCAACGGCTACGGCAAGACGAACATCGTCGAGGCCGTCGGGTACCTGTCCACGCTGTCGTCGCATCGGGTGTCCACGGATGCGCCGCTGGTCAGGTCGGGTGCCGACTCGGCGCGGGTGTCCGCCACCGCCGTCAACGACGGACGGGAACTCACCGCGCACCTGCTGATCAACCCGCATCGCGCGAATCAAGCGCAGCTCAACCGGACGCGGCTGCGCAGCCCGCGCGAGCTGCTGGGCACCGTGCGCTCGGTGTTCTTCGCGCCGGAGGACCTGGAGCTGGTCAAGGGCGAACCCGCCCAGCGGCGCCGCTACCTCGATGATCTGCTCGCCGTGCGCAGGCCGCGCATGGCCGGGGCCAGGTTGGAGTACGAGCGGATCCTGCGCCAGCGCAACGCGCTGCTCAAGACGGCCGGCGGTTCGCTGCGCCGCGGCTATTCCTCCGCCGAGGGACAGGCGGCGCTGGCCACGCTCGATACGTGGGATGCGCAGTTGGCGCACGTCGGCGCGATCATCACGGCGGCGCGCATCGCGCTGGTCCGCGATCTCGCGCCCCGCGTCGTGGAGGCCTACGCCACCCTCGCGCCGTCGTCGCGGCCGGCCCACGTGGAATACCGCACGAAGCTGCCCGCCGACGACCTCCCCGATGACCCCGAGATCATCGAGGCGCTGCTGCTCACCGAGCTCGGCGCCCGCCGCAACCGCGAAATCGAGCGCGGCATCAGCCTGGTCGGGCCGCATCGCGATGACCTGCAGCTCAATCTCGGCGACGCCGCGGCAAAGGGCTTCGCCAGCCACGGTGAGACCTGGTCGTTCGCGCTGTCGCTGCGGCTGGCGGCGTACCTCATGCTCCGCGAGGAGGGCCCGGACCCGATCCTCGTCCTCGACGACGTCTTCGCGGAACTCGACCGGCACCGGCGTGAAGCGCTGGTCGGCATCGCGAAGGAGGCCGAGCAAGTGCTCATCACCTCCGCCGTCGGCGAAGAACTGCCCGAGGGGCTTGCCGACGCCCCGCGCGTGACCACCCACGTCGTGACCGTCGAAGACACCGAAGCGGGTCGGATCTCGGTGCTCGACGCCGACGTCGCCGAAGCCCCCGATACCGCAGCCACCGGCGACGTCACCTCACCCGAAGGTGACCGGTGA
- the dnaN gene encoding DNA polymerase III subunit beta, producing the protein MEQTDVRLRAAKDDLADAVGWVARNLPTRPTQPILRGMVFTAGDDGLEIAGYDYEVSTQIRIAAEISETGRFAVNGKLVSDIVSKLPNKPIDMHYDGTKVLVTCGKSRFELPAMTLEDYPALPSVPAATGTIDPQLFTEAIGQVAVAAGRDETLPMLTGIRMETEGDTVTLAATDRFRLAVRTFKWNQIPEGDAELLIPAKTLADTARSLDSGSSEPVTLAFGDGSDGRAVGADGLLGILADPRRTTTRLLDAEFPKFRPLLPKQHSSLASVRIDPLREAIRRVSLVADRGAQIRMDFSEGQVVLSAHGDEAGRAEEVLECAFVGEPLLIAFNPGYLSDGLSAIHTDRVVMGFTQPSRPAVLIPEPDELPEAGEDGMFPNPETEFTYLLMPVRLPG; encoded by the coding sequence ATGGAGCAGACGGACGTGCGTCTCCGCGCCGCCAAGGACGATCTCGCTGATGCGGTGGGGTGGGTTGCACGTAATCTGCCGACGCGCCCGACGCAGCCGATCCTCCGCGGCATGGTTTTCACGGCCGGCGACGACGGCCTGGAGATCGCCGGTTACGACTACGAGGTTTCGACGCAGATCCGCATCGCCGCGGAAATCTCCGAAACCGGTCGTTTCGCCGTCAACGGCAAGCTCGTCTCGGACATCGTCTCGAAGCTGCCCAACAAGCCGATCGACATGCACTACGACGGCACGAAGGTCCTGGTCACCTGCGGCAAGTCCCGTTTCGAGCTGCCGGCGATGACGCTCGAGGACTACCCGGCGCTGCCGTCGGTCCCCGCCGCCACCGGCACCATCGACCCGCAGCTGTTCACCGAGGCGATCGGCCAGGTCGCCGTGGCCGCCGGCCGCGACGAAACCCTGCCCATGCTCACCGGCATCCGCATGGAAACCGAGGGCGACACGGTCACGTTGGCCGCCACGGACCGCTTCCGGCTGGCGGTGCGCACGTTCAAGTGGAACCAGATCCCGGAAGGCGACGCGGAGCTGCTCATCCCGGCCAAGACCCTGGCCGACACCGCCCGTTCGCTGGATTCCGGTTCGAGCGAGCCGGTGACCCTGGCCTTCGGCGACGGTTCCGACGGCCGCGCGGTCGGCGCCGACGGTCTGCTGGGCATTCTCGCGGACCCGCGCCGCACGACCACCCGCCTGCTCGACGCGGAATTCCCGAAGTTCCGCCCGCTGCTTCCGAAGCAGCACTCGTCGCTGGCCTCGGTGCGCATCGATCCCCTGCGCGAGGCCATCCGACGGGTGTCCCTGGTCGCCGATCGCGGCGCCCAGATCCGCATGGATTTCTCCGAGGGCCAGGTCGTCCTCTCCGCCCACGGCGACGAAGCCGGCCGCGCCGAGGAAGTCCTGGAGTGCGCCTTCGTCGGCGAGCCGCTGCTCATCGCGTTCAATCCGGGGTACCTCTCGGATGGCCTGTCCGCGATCCACACCGACCGCGTGGTCATGGGCTTCACGCAGCCGTCGCGTCCGGCGGTGCTCATCCCGGAACCGGATGAGCTGCCCGAGGCCGGCGAAGACGGCATGTTCCCGAACCCGGAGACGGAATTCACGTATCTGCTGATGCCCGTCCGCCTTCCGGGCTGA